Within the Mugil cephalus isolate CIBA_MC_2020 chromosome 1, CIBA_Mcephalus_1.1, whole genome shotgun sequence genome, the region ctgcagcaacaacacaactgcTGGGGTAACTACAACAAGTCCTGCAGCCACTACAACGACTGCTGAAGCGAAGTACCACAACgctggagcaacaacaacaacggctggagcaacaacaacaactcctgggGCAACTACAACAAGTCCTGCAGCAACTACCACCACTCccgcagaaacacaacaactcctgcagcaacacaacGACATGCTggagcaactacaacaactcctgAGCAACTACAACAgctgctgcaacaacaacagactggaGATAACGACAACAagtcctgcagcaactacaacactGCTGAAGCAATAccacaacagctgcagcaacgacaacaactcctgcagcaactacaacaactgctggagcaacaacaacgactcctgaagcaactacaacaacagctgcagcaacgacaacaactcctgcagcaactacaacaactgctggagCAAGTAccacaacagctgcagcaacgacaacaactcctgcagcaacaacaacgacagctggagcaactacaacaactgctgcagcaactacaacaactgctgcaacaacaacagctggagaAACGACAAcgactcctgcagcaactacaactaCTGCTGCAGCAAGTACCACAACTagtggagcaacaacaacaactgctgaagcaacaacaacaacagctggagcaagtacaacaacagctgcagcaacgacaacaactcctgcagcaacaacaacaactgctggagcaactacaacaactgctgcagcaactacaacaactgctgcaacaacaacaactcctgcagcaacaacatcaaCTGCTGGGGTAACTACAACAagtcctgcagcaactacaacgaCTGCTGAAGCAAGTACCACAACtgctggagcaacaacaacaacggctggagcaacaacaacaactgggGCAACTACAACAAGTCCTGCAGCAACTACCACTACTCccgctgcaacaacaacaactcctgcagcaactacaacaactgctggagcaacaacaacaactcctgaagcaactacaacaacagcaggagcaacaacaacaactgctgggGTAACTACAACAagtcctgcagcaactacaacgaCTGCTGAAGCAAGTaccacagcagctgcagcaacgacaacaactcctgcagcaactacaacaactgctggagcaacaacaacgactcctgaagcaactacaacaacagctgcagcaacgacaacaactcctgcagcaactacaacaactgctggagcaacaacaacaactcctgaagcaactacaacaacagcgggagcaacaactacaactcctgcagcaacaacaacaactgctgggGTAACTACAACAagtcctgcagcaactacaacgaCTGCTGAAGCAAGTAccacaacagctgcagcaactacaacaacaacgaccacagcaccaactacaacaaccacggcaccaactacaacaatcacggcaccaacaacaacaacgaccacagcaccaacaacaacaacgaccacggcaccaacaacaacaacgaccacagcaccaacaacaacaacgaccacagcaccaactacaacaaccacgccaccaactacaacaaccacgccaccaactacaacaaccactgcaacaacaacaacaaccacggcaccaactacaacaacgacagcaccaactacaacaaccactggacaaacaacaacaaccacggcaccaagtacaacaacaacagcaccaactacaacaaccactgcaccaactacaacaacgaccacagcaccaattACAACGACCacgacaccaacaacaacaaccacgacaccaacaaccacaacgaccacaccaccaactacaacgaccacagcaccaacgacAATAACTACAGCACCAagtacaacaacgaccacaccaccaactacaacaacgaccacagcaccaactacaacaacgaccacagcaccaaccacaacaaccacggcaccaaccacaacaacaacaacagcaccaactacaacaaccgtagtaccaacaacaacgaccacagcaccaactacaacaaccacggcaccaacatcaacgaccacagcaccaattACAATGACCACTGCACCAGTTATAACCACACCACCAACTACAATCACAACCAATGCACCTCCAACAACCACTATGAATGTTGCCCTTGCAACGAGAGTTGTGACTTTCAGATCAGTTGGTGAGACATTTACAGTGGATTTGGCTAATTCATCATCACAAGGTTTTAGAAATCGTGCATCTTTGATAAAGCAACAGGTAAGCCTTCTTACTGGAAACATATTTCTGGTACATCGTTAATCTTTAGGCAGTAGATCTAGACCTTCAAACTCAGGTTTAATTATAATCAACCCCAAGGTTGATCACACAACATGAATTCACTATTGTTCTGTAGCACAAATCTTGAACACCATCACAAAAGTTTTATCTTTCCTGAGTTTGTGATGCAATTTGTGACCTAAGTGTGTGAATGAAATCAATGTCTgagaaaactgaaattaaaaaacctaaaaaataaacgaaaaaaaaacatctcattttCCAAGTGAGATGTTGACATAGTACAAATAATTGTTTCAAGAAtatttgtatgttgtttttgcagcttgAACCCTTTTTCCGaaatcagttttcttcttctttcaactCCTTGGATGTTGTGTCTTTCAGGTAATTTGAATATACTGACTTATCGTTGTTACATCAAAAACATTGATTTATATCAGACATTTCACACATTGTTATTTCACCAGGAATGGATCAATCATCAATATCATGGACGTAAGATTTGCACAAGCATCTGTTCCTAACAACACTGGCATTCAGAATGTTTTGATCAATGCATCTCAGACCGTTACACAGTTTAACATGACAGCTCCATCAACGTTGCCGACACATGTAAGTATTGTTTAGAGTTGAATCAAGATGTTAAAACACTCTCACCTTTTTCTTAACCTAATGCCTGTTTCCCGCTACAACCCATACTCTACCCAACAACAAACCACCTACGATACAACACAATACCAACCACCACCCACAAcactccaccaaccacaaccccACGACTACAACATACCACCCAGCTACGCAACTacacaccaactacaacaacgccACCCACCAACGCAACAACACACCCACCCTCGCCCCCTTACAACCAACGCCACCTCACTACCAACCTACAGCAATACAACCACGACCACCACCTACACAACACACtacatacacccacacaccaaccaccaccactacaACACGACACCCCACCACACAACctacagcaccaactacacCACACCACTACACGACAACCaactacagcaccaactacaaccacgaccACCCCCACGCCTAACActcaacaaccaccacagacAACACaacccacaaccaccacacaaccaccccacaacacaaccacaccaTCACCACACCaactgacaacaacaaccaacccCCACCCAAACCTACAACCTCACGACCACCCCACCtacgacaacaacaactacagcaccaactacaaccacaaccacctcacctacgacaaccacaactacagcaccaactacaaccacgaccACCCCCCctacgacaaccacaactacagcaccaattacaacaaccaccccaccaacgacaacaacaaccactccaccaacaacaaccaccccacCTACTACAACCACGACCACCCCacctacaaccacaactacagcaccaactacaaccacgaccACCCCACcaacgacaaccacaactacggcaccaactacaaccacgaccGCCCCACTtacgacaaccacaactacaaccacaatcACCCCAccaccaacgacaacaacaaccccaCCCATGAAAACTACAACCACCCCACAAACTACAACTATGACGACTGAActaactacaaccacaaccacagcaccaactacaaccacgtCCACATcatcaactacaaccacaaccacagcatcaactacaacaacaaccactgcaccaacgacaacaacaactactacaactgAAGCCCCCCCTCCAGTTGTTGCTATTCAAGCAGTCTTGGTAGTACCGTTTGTACCACAACTTACTGATAGAAATAGCCAAGAATTTAAGACACTGGAAGCAACAGTTGTAGCAGTGGTGAGTATAATGTCATGATATGTTTATgcaattcattttaattgaataactacttgtttttcattcaacTTTActatcttttatatttttccaatTCACACAGTATGACGTCATCTACAGGAATCGATATGGGTCACTTTTCATCCGCACTTTTGTCATAGCGTTCAGGTAGGATTCTATATTTGTAGACTCCAAATGAGTTTGGTTAAACACTCTGTTAATattaattagttttaaatattcattgtggccaaaaacacaaataacagatgattttttcttttcttttttgcaggcCAGCTGGAGGCCGTACACGAATGGAAAATACTGATGCAGAAGTGGGTGTTGAGTTCAACAGAACTACACCGGCTGCAGCAATCCCACCAGCTACTGATGTTGTGCAAACCTTAATAGTGGCTGTGACCAATTCTAGCAGTGCCCTCAACCTCACCATTCAAGCCGACTCTGTCCAGACAGTTCGTGAGTAAACAGTAGTACCTCACTTCACAATATGCTCAGggcaaaataattatttttctgagatttgtcatattgttttatgtatttattttacagaaacaacTGCAGCCCCCACTACTACAGCTAGTACCACTGCTGCAAATGCAACTACCAATGCCACAACAACTGCAGCCCCCACTACTGCAGCTAATACCACTGCTGCAAATGCAATTACCAATGCcacaacaactgcagctccCACGCAGCCACAGTCCTCTACAACCCCAGTTACAAGTATTGTCACTACATCGACAACATCCACCACAACTGTTGAGGCAGTTACAACAAGGCGGTTGACTTTCAGATCAGCTGGAGAGACCTTTACAAATGATTTGCTGAATCCCTCATCTCAAGCATTTTTCAATCGAGCTAGTCTGCTCAAGTCGAATGTAAGTGTCTTTAagtgaaaatgttcacattcttataacatggaaacatttagttttgcGAAGTGGCACACGTCATTCTTCTTTGCAAAACTATTCATTTGTTATATTCATCTAAATCACAACACTATATATTTCCCATCCATATAAAATTGCACAGAGAGAACTAAAGACATTTTCTGCAAGCTCATTTttaatcatgatttttttttcttgttgtttatttttaagaaaattgTGTTGCTTCCTACCACTCAGCCATGAAAAATAACACTTGCATTTAAagattgtttgtgtttctgcagctggaaCCTTTCTACCAAAGAGCATTTTCTTCATTCCGCTCCTTGACTGTGATTTCATTCAGGtaatttttaatcattataCTGGTCGAATCCTAAGAATATTGATTGTAAATCCATAGAAATAAAACTATGTTTCTGTCAATCCTTTTGCAGTAACGGatcaatcatcaacaacatgaACCTCACGTTTAGATCCACATCTGTTCCTAACAACACTCAGATTGCCACAGTTTTGGTCGACGCATCTTCCAACATCACAGCCTTTAACATCGACACCAACTTTATTTTTGTGGATGGTGCAGGCAAGTCATTTTCAATGCTATCATATTATAAAGTTTTTATATAATAGGGGTTTAGTTAACGTGGAGCCTTGTTTCCCCAACACCTGCTgcatcaactacaacaactcctgcaggaACAACAGtaacaaccaccactgcaccaactactacaacaaccaccactgcaccaactactacaactactgcaAATGGAACCACCAAcgcaacaaccacaacttcaccaactactacaacaaccaccactgcatcaactacaacaactactacaactgAAGCGCCACCCCCAGTTGTGGCTATTCAAGCAACCTTGGTAGAACCGTTTGTCCAGGAACTCAGTGACAGGAACAGCCCACAATTTAGGGCCCTTGAGACAAGAGTTGTAACAGTGGTGAGTCCAGTGCCTCAATACTTTCACTTAATTAAGTGTAATTAGTGattgttattaatttaattttacacttttacttCACAGTGTGACATTATCTACTTGGCTCGATTTGGTAGAATTTTCCGCCGCACATTCATCATAGTATTCAGGTGAGAGGACATATTTCGTGACAGAATGTTCTaagcatttgtatttgttttcataatttTAGTTATTAATAATGGTTCAAATATCTGCTTTTTTATACAGACCAGCTTTGGCCCTAACACGAATGGAGAACACTGTTGCAGAGGTGGGGATCGAGTTCAACAGAAATACCGCAACTGCAGAAATCCCACCAGCTTCTGATGTTGTACAAACCTTAGTAGATGCAGTGAATAATCCCAACAGTACGCTCAACATCACTATTCAAGCCAACACTATCCAACTAGTTGGTAAGTAAACAGTAGTGACACACTTGAGTAGCAATGAAATATACCCATATGCAGTTGATTCATGTCAGTCTATGTCATGACTTTGAGTTGATCTTTCTTTAGTGACCATCAATAAATCTTACTGCCATCtaagaaaataatgaagaaacaactaccttccattttaaaagaaaacgttTCTGTTGCTATACTTAACTGGCCATTCATAAACATATAGTACAAAGAATACCCTTTGAGTAACAATATCTAATTTTTCACTTTCACCCccatatttgtctttgtgtctgccTTTCTTTCAGATACAAATGCAACTACCAATGCcacaacaactgcagctccCACGCAGCCACAGTCCTCTACAACCCCAGTTACAACCACAACTGTTGAGGCAGTTACAACAAGGCGGTTGACTTTCAGATCAGCTGGAGAGACCTTTACAAATGATTTGCTGAATCCCTCATCTCAAGCATTTATCAATCGGGCTAATCTGCTCAAGTCAAATGTAAGTATCTTTAagtgaaaatgttcacattcttataacatggaaacatttcaccTTGTGTATTATTAAGTTACATTATTTTTGCACACATGTAATTCCTCTTCTTTGCAAACATATTCATTTGTTATATTCACCTACATCTGAACACGGCACACTTCCCATCAGTTTAAAATTCAAAGGTATAGAGAGAactaaaatttgaaaaaatgttgtAGCATAATTACACTGTGAGATTAGAAAGTGAAGAAATTATTATCCATTAAACATAACACATGCATTTAAAGATTGTTTGTGTTACTGCAGCTGGAACCTTTCTACCAAAGAGCATTTTCTTCATTCCGCTTCTTGACTGTGATTTCATTCAGGtaatttttaatcattattctGGTAGAATCCTAAGAATATTGATTATAAATCCATAGAAATAAAACTATGTTTCTGTCAATCCTTTTGCAGTAACGGatcaatcatcaacaacatgaACCTCACGTTTAGATCCACATCTGTTCCTAACAACACTCAGATTGCCACAGTTTTGGTCGACGCATCTTCCAACATCACAGCCTTTAACATCGACACCAACTTTATTTTTGTGGATGGTGCAGGCAAGTCATTTTCAATGCTATCATATTATAAAGTTTTTATATAATAGGGGTTTAGTTAACGTGGAGCCTTGTTTCCCCAACACCTGCTgcatcaactacaacaactcctgcaggaACAACAGtaacaaccac harbors:
- the LOC125007364 gene encoding mucin-5AC-like is translated as MKTTTTPQTTTMTTELTTTTTTAPTTTTSTSSTTTTTTASTTTTTTAPTTTTTTTTEAPPPVVAIQAVLVVPFVPQLTDRNSQEFKTLEATVVAVYDVIYRNRYGSLFIRTFVIAFRPAGGRTRMENTDAEVGVEFNRTTPAAAIPPATDVVQTLIVAVTNSSSALNLTIQADSVQTVQTTAAPTTTASTTAANATTNATTTAAPTTAANTTAANAITNATTTAAPTQPQSSTTPVTSIVTTSTTSTTTVEAVTTRRLTFRSAGETFTNDLLNPSSQAFFNRASLLKSNLEPFYQRAFSSFRSLTVISFSNGSIINNMNLTFRSTSVPNNTQIATVLVDASSNITAFNIDTNFIFVDGAGTTVTTTTAPTTTTTTTAPTTTTTANGTTNATTTTSPTTTTTTTASTTTTTTTEAPPPVVAIQATLVEPFVQELSDRNSPQFRALETRVVTVCDIIYLARFGRIFRRTFIIVFRPALALTRMENTVAEVGIEFNRNTATAEIPPASDVVQTLVDAVNNPNSTLNITIQANTIQLVDTNATTNATTTAAPTQPQSSTTPVTTTTVEAVTTRRLTFRSAGETFTNDLLNPSSQAFINRANLLKSNLEPFYQRAFSSFRFLTVISFSNGSIINNMNLTFRSTSVPNNTQIATVLVDASSNITAFNIDTNFIFVDGAGTTVTTTTAPTTTTTTTAPTTTTTANGTTNATTTTSPTTTTTTTASTTTTTTTEAPPPVVAIQATLVVPFVQELSDRNSPQFRALETRVVTVCDIIYLARFGRIFRRTFIIVFRPALALTRMENTVAEVGIEFNRNTTTAEIPPASDVVQTLVDAVNNPNSTLNITIQANTIQLVDTNATTNATTTAAPTQPQSSTTPVTTTTVEAVTTRRLTFRSAGETFTNDLLNPSSQAFINRANLLKSNLEPFYQRAFSSFRFLTVISFSNGSIINNMDLTFRSTSVPNNTQIATVLIDASSNITAFNIDTNFIFVDGAASSGVSHKTSLITASCLVLLSWLLSCQQ